A region of Moorena producens PAL-8-15-08-1 DNA encodes the following proteins:
- a CDS encoding DUF3598 family protein — protein MNDSNQIQEKPSTDQSEEKLFRQWYRFIEDHGFTWKGILSRYNGNGSLDQVLDSTRRFTPLADASQLEHYLCFINQDDPSKVQENTWIIEKCGPGISHPIDLSSTTMFSSKSSGVMSRPLRKDQANFSEIYLFQGNRRISVVISYLPDPSKDSENRCVLSRISLFREVKLDLVPFPWSNQTPEVSNRDYPSIKAIDTLVLRSGTFDEIPLPDYPTHWPKDGRLIFDFPDGISINVPETLEPGNDSTLIVSWKYSTDRIKRGIANFTDDTRAADLITQECVIV, from the coding sequence ATGAATGATAGTAATCAGATTCAGGAGAAGCCATCAACTGACCAGTCAGAGGAAAAATTATTCCGACAATGGTATCGCTTTATTGAGGATCATGGATTCACCTGGAAAGGAATTCTTTCTCGATATAATGGTAACGGAAGTCTTGATCAAGTCCTTGATTCCACAAGACGATTTACTCCTCTAGCAGATGCATCTCAACTTGAGCATTATCTATGTTTTATTAACCAAGACGACCCCTCGAAAGTCCAAGAAAATACGTGGATTATTGAGAAATGCGGTCCAGGTATCTCTCACCCCATCGATCTGAGTTCAACGACGATGTTTTCCTCTAAATCCTCTGGTGTAATGAGCAGACCTCTGAGGAAAGACCAGGCCAACTTCTCCGAAATTTACCTGTTCCAAGGGAACCGTCGTATCAGCGTGGTAATTAGTTATCTTCCCGATCCCTCCAAGGACTCAGAGAATCGATGTGTACTCTCCAGGATTTCCTTGTTTCGCGAAGTAAAACTTGACCTTGTCCCATTTCCCTGGTCTAATCAGACACCAGAGGTAAGTAATCGGGATTATCCGAGCATTAAGGCCATAGACACCCTGGTATTACGATCAGGCACCTTTGATGAAATTCCCCTGCCAGATTACCCTACCCATTGGCCGAAGGACGGTCGATTAATATTTGATTTTCCCGACGGGATTTCCATAAACGTGCCAGAAACCCTTGAGCCTGGTAACGATAGCACTCTGATAGTTAGTTGGAAATACAGCACCGATAGAATCAAGAGAGGGATTGCTAACTTCACGGATGATACCCGCGCAGCTGATTTGATTACCCAGGAATGCGTGATTGTCTAA